CATGGGCCTGCGCGTCGAACCCGTGTGGACCGAAGGCGGCCGCCACCCCGACCACTACCGCCCCACCGGCGAACCGGACGCGGACTACGACGCGTACAAGGAGCTCATCTGATGCCCGCCACGCCCGCCCGCCCCGTCCGGCCCGCCACGCCCTCCGCACCCCCCGCGCCGAGGAAGCGGCGGTACGCGCGCGAGGTCGCGGTCGTCGCCTTCGCGCAGAGCGACCACCGGCGCCGCACCGACGAACTCAGCGAAGTCGAGATGGTCATGCCGGTGCTCCACCAGGTCCTGGCGCAGACCGGACTGAAGACCGGCGAGATCGGCTTCACCTGCTCCGGATCGAGCGACTACCTCGCCGGCCGGGCCTTCTCCTTCACCATGACCCTCGACGGCGTCGGAGCCTGGCCCCCGATCTCCGAATCGCACGTCGAGATGGACGGCGCCTGGGCCCTCTACGAGGCCTGGGTCAAGATCCAGACGGGTGAGGCCGACACCGCGCTCGTCTACGCGTACGGCAAGTCCTCCCCGGGCTCGGTGCGCGACGTGCTGACCCGCCAGCTCGACCCGTACTACGTCGCCCCGCTCTGGCCCGACGCGGTGGCCCTCGCCGCCCTCCAGGCCCGCGCACTCATCGACGCCGGCGACACCGACGAGCAGGCCCTCGCCGCCATCGGCGCCCGCAGCCGCGCCGACGCCGCCGCCAACCCGCACGCCCAGCTCACCGGCGTCGTACCGCAGGGCGACCACCAGGTCGCCCCGCTGCGCACCGGCGACTGCCCGCCCGTCGGCGACGGCGCGGCCGCCGTCGTACTGGCTGCCGGCGACGTGGCGCGCTCGCTGTGCGCGCGGCCCGCCTGGATCACCGGCATCGACCACCGCATCGAGGCGCACGGCCTGGGGCTGCGCGACCTCACCGACTCGCCGTCCACCCGTACCGCGGCCGAGCACGCGGGGCTCTTCGACGGGCCCGTGGACACGGCCGAACTGCACGCGCCGTTCTCCTCGCAGGAGGTCGTCCTGCGCAAGGCGCTCCGCCTCGGCGGCCCCGGCGACGGCGTGGCCGTCAACCCCTCGGGCGGGGCGCTCGCGGCCAACCCGATGATGGCCGCGGGCCTGATCCGGATCGGCGAGGCGGCCGCCCGCATCCACCGCGGCGCGTCCGACCGGGCCGTCGCACACGCCACCTCAGGCCCCTGCCTCCAGCAGAACCTGGTCGCCGTCCTGGAAGGGGACCGAGCATGAGCGCCTCCGGCAAGGAACCGGTCGCCGTCGTCGGGATCGGCCAGACCAAGCACGTCGCCGCACGGCACGACGTCTCCATCGCCGGACTGGTCCGCGAGGCCGCGTCCCGCGCCCTCGCCGACGCCGAACTGGGCTGGCAGGACATCGACGCCGTCGTCATCGGCAAGGCCCCCGACTTCTTCGAGGGCGTGATGATGCCGGAGCTGTACCTGGCGGACGCCCTCGGAGCGGTCGGCAAGCCCATGCTCCGTGTCCACACGGCCGGTTCGGTCGGCGGATCCACGGCGCTGGTCGCCGCCAACCTGGTCGCCGCCCGCGTCCACCGGACGGTCCTGACCCTCGCCTTCGAGAAGCAGTCCGAATCCAACGCCATGTGGGGCCTCTCGCTCCCGGTCCCCTTCCAGCAGCCGCTGCTCGCGGGCGCGGGCGGCTTCTTCGCCCCGCACGTGCGTGCGTACATGCGGCGCACCGGCGCCCCCGACACGGTCGGCTCGCTCGTCGCGTACAAGGACCGCCGCAACGCGCTGAAGAACCCGTACGCCCACCTGCACGAGCACGACATCACCCTGGAGAAGGTCCAGGCCTCGCCGATGCTGTGGGACCCGATCCGCTACTCCGAGACCTGCCCGTCCTCGGACGGGGCCTGCGCGATGGTCCTCACCGACCGCGCGGGCGCGGCCCGTTCGCCCCGGCCGCCGGCCTGGGTGCACGGCGGGGCGATGCGCAGCGAGCCGACCCTCTTCGCCGGGAAGGACTTCGTCTCACCGCAGGCCGGCAAGGACTGTGCGGCGGACGTCTACCGGCAGGCGGGGGTCACCGATCCGCGCCGGGACATCGACGCGGTCGAGATGTACGTGCCGTTCTCCTGGTACGAGCCCATGTGGCTGGAGAACCTCGGGTTCGCGGCCGAGGGCGAGGGCTGGAAGCTCACCGAGGCCGGGGTCACCGAGCTCGACGGCGACCTCCCGGTCAACCCCTCCGGCGGGGTGCTCTCCACCAACCCGATCGGCGCCTCCGGCATGATCCGCTTCGCGGAGGCGGCCCTCCAGGTGCGCGGGCAGGCCGGGGAGCACCAAGTCCCGGACGCCCGGCGGGCGATGGGGCACGCCTACGGCGGCGGCGCGCAGTTCTTCGCGATGTGGCTGGTGGGGGCGGCGGAGCCCGTCTCCTGAGGCGCGCGGGGTGTTCGCGCGGGGTGCCGGACCGGTCGCGGGGCGACGCACCGCGGCCTGTGCGGCACCCCGCGCCGGTGGTTAACCTGGCCCCGGACGACGTACCGGGAGGAGCACGCACGTGGCCGACAGCACGACTTCACCGACCCTCGCAGGCTGGGGGAAGCCGGATCTCGATCTCACCGGGGCCCAATGGCGGTCGAGCAGCAGCGGGGCGGGCGACGTCCAGATCGCCTTCGTCGAGGGGTTCATCGCGATGCGCAACAGCGAGCGCCCCGAGAGCCCGTCGCTGATCTTCGCGCCGGACGAGTGGCACCGGTTCGTACGGGACGCCCGCGGCGGGGAGTTCGACCTGACGTAGCGCCCCGGCGGAGACGGGCCACCCAGAGCGCACGGCCGGACGGACGCGGCGCACCACCGGGCGCGGAGCCGCCGCCCCGGTGGCGCCCGCCGGCCACCCCGGCCACCCGGCCCCGCCGGTGGCGCGAGCGGCGGTGCGAGCGGCGGCCGGTGCGGTGCGTCCGGCCGGGCGCCGACCGTTCCGGCGGCGCGGAGCCGGCGGTCGACGAACGGTTCCGGCCATGTCGCGTGCCGCGCATCCGCTGCACCCCCCCGCCCGAGCCGGCGGTGCGGAATCGGGCATATGGGGGTCATGGGTAGGGTGTCGGCATGACTGGAGAGCGCGACCTGCGGAGACTGCTGAGCGGCATGCGGCCCGAACTCAATGAGGGTCACTACGTCTTCTGTACGATTCCGGCCACATCCCCTGTCCCAGCCGGCATCACCCCCGTCGCGACCGTCCTGGAAGCCGAGGGCCTCACCCTGGTCCTCCGTCAGGAGGACGCCGACGCCGCCGGCCTCGCCTACGCCTACACGGCCGGCTGGATCACCCTGCGGATCCACTCCGCCCTCGATGCCGTCGGCCTCACCGCGGCCTTCGCCACCGAGCTCGGCGCACACGGTCTGAGCTGCAACGTCATCGCCGGCTACCACCACGACCACCTCTTCGTGGCCGCCGACCGCGCCGCCGAGGCCGTGGCCGTCCTGGAGGACCTCGCGGCCCGCTCCGCCCGCGCCGACCGGGACTGAACCCCCGGGCGCACCGCCTCGCGGCGCCTGCTCCGCCACTCCCTCGCGGCGCCGCGAACCGAAGATCGGATCATTCGCCCGGTACCCCTTCCGCCTCACCCGCACGGGCGTACGCTGACCCTCCCGAACAGGTCAAGGGGGGTACCAGCCATGACGGAGCGCCGGGCCCGCTCGCGGCGCACCGTGATCGAACGCGAGGCCGAACTCGCCACCGTGGACGAGGCGCTCGACCGGCTGACGGCCGCCGCACCGCACGCCGGCGGCGCCCTGCTCGCCCTCTCCGGCCCGGCCGGCCTCGGCAAGACCACCCTCCTCGCCGAACTGCGCCGCCGCGCCAACACCCGCCACTGCACCGTCCTCGCGGCCCGCGGCGGCGAACAGGAGCAGGGCCAGCCCTTCCACGTCGCCCGCCAGCTCCTCCAGCCCCTGCTCGCCGCCGTCCCCGAGGACGCCCTGCGCGCCGTCCTCGGAGGCTGGTACGCCATCGTCGGACCCGCCCTCGGCCTGTGCGCCCCGGAACAGGGCGCACCGCCCGACCCCCAGGGCCTGCGCGACGGCCTCGACTGGGTCCTGACCCACCTCGTCGTCCAGCGCGCCCCCGTCGTCCTCGTCCTCGACGACGCCCACTGGGCCGACCCGGAATCCCTCGGCTGGCTCGCCGCATTCGCCCCGCGCGCCGAACACCTCCCGATGCTCCTCGCCGTCGCCTACCGCCCCGACGAACTGCCCGCGCACGCCGAGGCCTTCCGCACCCTGCCCGGCCGGGCCGGACAGCGCCCCCTGCACCTGGCCCCGCTCACCCCCGAAGCCGTCGCCGCCCTGATCCGCGAGACCCTCGGCGACCACGCGGAGGACCCTTTTTGCCGCGAGGTCTGGACCCTCACCACCGGAAACCCCTTCGAGACCGTCGAACTCGCCGCCAAGGTCCGGGAGAAGGCCCTCGCGCCCGTCGAGGGGAACGCACCGCTGCTGCGCGACCTCGCCGCCGCCCAGCACGGCAGCGGGCTCGTCGCCCGCCTGCAACGCCTCGGCCCCTCCACCGTCCGCTTCGCCTGGGCCTGCGCCGTCCTCGGCACCGCCATCCCGCGCGACCTCGCCGCCCGCGTCGCGGCCACCGGCGCCGAGGAGGCCGTCGACGCCACCGGCCGGCTCCGCGACGCCCGCATCCTCGCCGCCGCAGAAGAACCAGACGCGGGACTGGAGTTCGTCCACCCGATCATCGCCACCGCCCTCTACCGGTCCATCCCCGACGCCCTGCGGGTCGCCCTGCACGGCAACGCCGCCGCGGCCGCCGTCGACGCCGGACTCGGACCTTCCGCCGCCGCCCGCCACCTCCTGGAGACCCACCCCGAGGGCGACCCCTGGGTGGTGCGGACCCTGCGCGAGGCCGCCGCCGAGAACCTCCGCGCCGGCGCCCCCGAGGCCGCCCGCCGCCAGCTCGCCCGAGCGCTGCGCGAACCCCCGGACTTCGACGAGCGCGCCGCCGTCCTCTACGAGCTCGGCTGCGCCTCCCTGCTCACCGAACCGGCCACCACCGCCCACCACCTGCGCGAGGCCCTCGCCGAACCCTTCGACGACCCCGCCCTTCGCCAGGGCATCGCCATCCGCCTCGCCCAGGTGCTCGCCCACAGCGACCACCTCTTCGAGGCCTCCGAACTGCTCGCCCGCGAGATCCCGCGCACCCAGGACCCCCGCGCCCGGCTGCGCCTGCAGTCCGAGCAGTTCATGTGGGACGCCTTCAACGCCGCCGAGCCCGACTCCCCGGCCCGCTCCCGCCGGCTGGCCAAGCTCGCGGACCGGCTCGGCGCCCGCGACCTCACCGAGCGCTACGTCATCGGACTGCGCGCCTGGGACGCCTGCCTGCGCGGCGAGCCCGTGGACGTGGCCCTGCACCACGCGGGGCGGGCCCTGGCGGAGCCGTTCAGCTGGGCGTACGCGGACCGCGGGTTCGAGGTGCCGGTACTGACGGCCATGGTCCACCTGTACGCCGACCGCCCCGGCCGGGCCGAGGAGCTGTTCGACACCGGTACCGCCGAGTTCGAGGAGCAGGGCTGGCGCGGCGCCCACCTCTCCTTCGCCCACAGCCTGCGCGGCTACATCCGCTACCGCCGCGGACGGCTCGTGGAGGCCGAGGGCCTGGCGCGGGCCGGACTGCGGCTAGCCGAACGCGTGGGCCCCCGCACGCCGGTGCACTGGTACGCCATCGCCATCCTCGTCACCACCCTGCTGGCCCGCGGCAAGCCCGACGAGGCCTGGGAGCTGGCGCGCGAGCACGACTTCGCCCGGCCCTTCCCCGCCGCGGTGGTCTTCCCCGACGCCCAGACCGTCTACGCCGAACTGCTGCTGGCCCGCGGTGACGCGAAGGCCGCCGCGGCCGAGCTGGAAGCGGTCGACCGGCGGCTGACCCCGCGCGGCATCCAGAACCCGGCCTGGTGCCCGTGGCCGCTGCACCTGGCCCGCGCCGTCGCCGCCGACGACCCCGGGCGGGCCCGCGGCCTCGCCGCCGAGGCGGTCCGGCGGGCCCGTGCCTTCGGCGCGCCCTCCGCCATCGGGCAGGCCCTCACCGCGGCCGCCGAGGTCGCGGACCCGCAGGACCGGGGGCCGCTCCTGCGCGAGGCCGTGTCCCTGCTGTCCGCGTCCCCGGCCGGGTACGAGCTGGCCCGCGCGCTCGCCGCGGCGGGTACCCACGCCCGGGACCCCGACCTGCTCACCCGCGCCGTCACGACGGCCCGGGAATGCGGCGCCGACGCCCTCGCGGCGCGGACGGCGCAGACGCTGCTGGGCCTGGGCGGCGCCGTGCCGAGCGGGTCGTCCTGGCAGGACGACCCGACCGAGGAGGAGCTCCGGGCGGCCCGCCGGGCCGTCCACGAGGACGCGGCCGGCGCCGTCCCCGCCCCGGACCGAACCCCCGCCCCGGAGCTGTCGGCGGCCTACCGCAAACTCGGCACGGACCGCCCCGGCCTCCCCGCCGCCCTGGCGGCCCACGCCCGCACCCGAGCTTGACCCGTCGCGAGCCCCGACCCGTAGCCCGACCCGTCCCGAGGCCCGGGCTCCGACGGCCCCGGCAGGGGGACGCGGGAGCGGGCGGGACGGGGGCCGGGATGAGGGGCCCGGGGCCGGGGGAGGCCTCCGGCCACGTACCATGGCGGCATGTCCTTCCTCCGCCGCCACCGCGCCGCCACACCCGCCGGCCCGGACTTCGACGTCCTGGCCATGGACCCGGGGGACTGGCCGGGCAATCTCGGGGCCGGGCTGCTGCCCGCGCCCGACGGCAGCTGCCAGGGTGTCTTCCTCCGCTACGACCTGTTCGGCGGACGCGGCCCCGCGATGATCATCGGCAACCTCCCCGAAGGTTCCCCCGCCCGGGACCTCTCCGAGGGCCAGGTCCCCTTCGAGGTGGCCCAGCTGCTCGACGCGCTGGAGAACGACGAGGACGTCGAGGTCACCGGCGCCGAGGACTGCCCCGTCATGCAGGGCGACAACCTCCTCATCGTCCGCAAGATCAAGCTGTCGGAGTCCCGCATCTCCTGCGTCCAGTTCGACCGCAGCGACAACGTGCTGGTCACCATCGCCAGCTGGGACCGCCCGATCACCGACGACCTCTACGCCCTCCTGAAGCCGCTCCCCGCCGAGCTCTTCCAGCAGGGCTGACCGGGCGGTCCGCCCGGCCCACCGCGGACGACGGCCCGAGCACCGCGGCGGACAGGGCGAAGCCCCGCGGCGGTGGGGGCCACGGAGCTTCGCGTAGGGGGACGGGGCCGGGAGCCGCGGGCTCTTCGCCCGCCGCACCCTCCCCGGCGGTCAGCGCGTGCCGACCGCCGCACGGACGGCCCGACGGGCCATTCCGACGTCGTCGTGCAGCCGGCGCAGCAGCAGCCGCTGCTCCTCGCCGGAGGCGACGACCGAACCGGCGGGCAGGGTCCCGGCCGGGGAGCCGGCCAGCATCGAGCGCTGGATCGCCGTCTCCGCCATCCGGATCTCCCGGGTCAGCACCAGCATCAGGTTCACCAGGAACGCGTCCCGCGCGGCCGGCCCGGCGGACTGGGCGAGCCGGCTGATCTGGGACCGGGCGGCCGGGGCGTCGCCCAGTACCGTCCACAGCGTCGCCAGGTCGTAGCCCGGCAGGTACCAGCCGGCGTGCTCCCAGTCGAGCAGCACCGGCCCGGCCGGGGACAGCAGCAGGTTGGACAGCAGTGCGTCGCCGTGGTTGAACTGGAGGGACGTGCCCGACAGCTTCACGCCGTGCAGCAGTTTCTGCAGGTCGCCCAGGTCGCGGTCGGTCAGCAGGCCCAGTTCGTAGTCGCGGACGATCCGTCGGGTGTAGTTCAGCGGGGTCCCGAACAGCTCGGCCGGCGGACGCCATTGGTTGACCCGGCAGACCGCGCCCAGGGCGGCCCGCAGGTCCACCCGCGGCGGAGCCTCCACCGGGTGCCGTTGGAGCGCCGCGACCCGGCCCGCCATGCGCTCGACCACCAGGGTGCAGTTCTCCGGATCGGCGGCGATCAGCCGCGGGACCCGGACGGGCGGGCGGTGCCGGACGAACGCCCGGTACGCCGCTATTTCGTGGCAGTACCGCTCACGCCACTCGGGCGAGTGATCCAGTAACACCTTCGCCACCGCCGTCATCCTCCCGGTGGTGCCCACCAGGAGCACCGACCGGCCGCTGCGCCGCAGCACCTGGACCGGGGCGAACTCCGGACAGATCCGCTGTACGGAGGCGAGGGCCGTGCGCAACTGCGCCCCCTGCGGCCCCGAGAGGTCGATCCTGCCGCTCAGCGGCTGTGATCCGGTGCCCGGCATCCGCCGGGCCCGGGCGGCACCCTGGACCGCGGCCGTCGGACGGGCGGGGTCGAGGTAGGGGCCGCCGCCCGCCTGGAGGGTGCGGTGAGACCGGACCGGTGCGGACACGGAGGACGTTGCTGCGTACATGGCGTTACGGATCCCTTCGTGCGCCGACGAGTTGCGTACGCCGCCCCGCCGGATTGCGGCTTCACCCTGGGGAGTTCCGCCGTGGTACCGGGGCGGGGAGGCGCATTCCTACCTGACACCCGGGCGGAGGTGGCGAACCATCGGGCGTGCCCTGGCGAAGCCTGGCGAATAGTCACCGGGCATCTGACTGCGGGTTACTGTCAACTCAGCCGAGAACCTGGGGGCTTGACGTGAGCAAAGGTCCGAACACCCGCCTGAACGACCTCTTCGGCCTGGCCGGCTGGTCGAAAGGCGAACTGGCGAGGATGGTGAACCGGCAGGCGGCGGCCATGGGCCACCCGCAGCTGGCCACCGACACCTCGCGGGTGCGGCGCTGGATCGACCTGGGGGAGACCCCGCGCGAACCGGTTCCCACGGTACTGGCAGCCCTGTTCACCGAGCGGCTCGGTCGTGTCGTGACCATCGAGGACCTCGGGTTCG
Above is a window of Streptomyces subrutilus DNA encoding:
- a CDS encoding thiolase domain-containing protein; this translates as MPATPARPVRPATPSAPPAPRKRRYAREVAVVAFAQSDHRRRTDELSEVEMVMPVLHQVLAQTGLKTGEIGFTCSGSSDYLAGRAFSFTMTLDGVGAWPPISESHVEMDGAWALYEAWVKIQTGEADTALVYAYGKSSPGSVRDVLTRQLDPYYVAPLWPDAVALAALQARALIDAGDTDEQALAAIGARSRADAAANPHAQLTGVVPQGDHQVAPLRTGDCPPVGDGAAAVVLAAGDVARSLCARPAWITGIDHRIEAHGLGLRDLTDSPSTRTAAEHAGLFDGPVDTAELHAPFSSQEVVLRKALRLGGPGDGVAVNPSGGALAANPMMAAGLIRIGEAAARIHRGASDRAVAHATSGPCLQQNLVAVLEGDRA
- a CDS encoding thiolase domain-containing protein; this encodes MSASGKEPVAVVGIGQTKHVAARHDVSIAGLVREAASRALADAELGWQDIDAVVIGKAPDFFEGVMMPELYLADALGAVGKPMLRVHTAGSVGGSTALVAANLVAARVHRTVLTLAFEKQSESNAMWGLSLPVPFQQPLLAGAGGFFAPHVRAYMRRTGAPDTVGSLVAYKDRRNALKNPYAHLHEHDITLEKVQASPMLWDPIRYSETCPSSDGACAMVLTDRAGAARSPRPPAWVHGGAMRSEPTLFAGKDFVSPQAGKDCAADVYRQAGVTDPRRDIDAVEMYVPFSWYEPMWLENLGFAAEGEGWKLTEAGVTELDGDLPVNPSGGVLSTNPIGASGMIRFAEAALQVRGQAGEHQVPDARRAMGHAYGGGAQFFAMWLVGAAEPVS
- a CDS encoding DUF397 domain-containing protein, with the translated sequence MADSTTSPTLAGWGKPDLDLTGAQWRSSSSGAGDVQIAFVEGFIAMRNSERPESPSLIFAPDEWHRFVRDARGGEFDLT
- a CDS encoding ACT domain-containing protein; translation: MTGERDLRRLLSGMRPELNEGHYVFCTIPATSPVPAGITPVATVLEAEGLTLVLRQEDADAAGLAYAYTAGWITLRIHSALDAVGLTAAFATELGAHGLSCNVIAGYHHDHLFVAADRAAEAVAVLEDLAARSARADRD
- a CDS encoding ATP-binding protein, coding for MTERRARSRRTVIEREAELATVDEALDRLTAAAPHAGGALLALSGPAGLGKTTLLAELRRRANTRHCTVLAARGGEQEQGQPFHVARQLLQPLLAAVPEDALRAVLGGWYAIVGPALGLCAPEQGAPPDPQGLRDGLDWVLTHLVVQRAPVVLVLDDAHWADPESLGWLAAFAPRAEHLPMLLAVAYRPDELPAHAEAFRTLPGRAGQRPLHLAPLTPEAVAALIRETLGDHAEDPFCREVWTLTTGNPFETVELAAKVREKALAPVEGNAPLLRDLAAAQHGSGLVARLQRLGPSTVRFAWACAVLGTAIPRDLAARVAATGAEEAVDATGRLRDARILAAAEEPDAGLEFVHPIIATALYRSIPDALRVALHGNAAAAAVDAGLGPSAAARHLLETHPEGDPWVVRTLREAAAENLRAGAPEAARRQLARALREPPDFDERAAVLYELGCASLLTEPATTAHHLREALAEPFDDPALRQGIAIRLAQVLAHSDHLFEASELLAREIPRTQDPRARLRLQSEQFMWDAFNAAEPDSPARSRRLAKLADRLGARDLTERYVIGLRAWDACLRGEPVDVALHHAGRALAEPFSWAYADRGFEVPVLTAMVHLYADRPGRAEELFDTGTAEFEEQGWRGAHLSFAHSLRGYIRYRRGRLVEAEGLARAGLRLAERVGPRTPVHWYAIAILVTTLLARGKPDEAWELAREHDFARPFPAAVVFPDAQTVYAELLLARGDAKAAAAELEAVDRRLTPRGIQNPAWCPWPLHLARAVAADDPGRARGLAAEAVRRARAFGAPSAIGQALTAAAEVADPQDRGPLLREAVSLLSASPAGYELARALAAAGTHARDPDLLTRAVTTARECGADALAARTAQTLLGLGGAVPSGSSWQDDPTEEELRAARRAVHEDAAGAVPAPDRTPAPELSAAYRKLGTDRPGLPAALAAHARTRA
- a CDS encoding aminoglycoside phosphotransferase family protein, giving the protein MYAATSSVSAPVRSHRTLQAGGGPYLDPARPTAAVQGAARARRMPGTGSQPLSGRIDLSGPQGAQLRTALASVQRICPEFAPVQVLRRSGRSVLLVGTTGRMTAVAKVLLDHSPEWRERYCHEIAAYRAFVRHRPPVRVPRLIAADPENCTLVVERMAGRVAALQRHPVEAPPRVDLRAALGAVCRVNQWRPPAELFGTPLNYTRRIVRDYELGLLTDRDLGDLQKLLHGVKLSGTSLQFNHGDALLSNLLLSPAGPVLLDWEHAGWYLPGYDLATLWTVLGDAPAARSQISRLAQSAGPAARDAFLVNLMLVLTREIRMAETAIQRSMLAGSPAGTLPAGSVVASGEEQRLLLRRLHDDVGMARRAVRAAVGTR